In Sesamum indicum cultivar Zhongzhi No. 13 linkage group LG8, S_indicum_v1.0, whole genome shotgun sequence, the sequence CCTCTTTCATTCTCTAAGCATTTTTTAAGCACTCTACAAGCACGTTATCACATGTTCTTGCACTATTCACTGACTTATTTACCATATCTcgatttcaattatatttatttactttttagctttattcaatctcaaatccaatactaacttgggcgtcggAGTGCTAACGCCTTTTTTCAAGTCCCCCCTTTTAGGATTTACATTCGCTTAGTCCAAGCCTTAAACGATTGTTCAAATCTATTGAATCCGTACATTTTTCGAACGCATCaaagatattgaaaaatataccaaggacgatattatatttatataattaattatttaattatttattaattaaaaaatacatgattaaAGAATTacgaaataaataatcttatggtgtcttaaattttttatatttgttcaCTTGAATGTAGATCAACTGAAAAAACAATAATccaattgaattgaaaaaaaaataaatatacttttttttatccGAATTTCGTATATAAACCtataaatattgatagatAGAGACTCCGTCCAAACtcaatttatgttattttaataaatttgagaatGAATCTGAATCTAATAATGTTGGCTAAATTTGTACCCGagtctttaaattaatttatggacTTGGATATATCCATGAAAACAGCACCTCTGTGGGCTGCATTCAGGCCATTAGTGAATTGAAAAGTTGTAGCCCAAAAGCAAAATCTCTATAAGTAAAGCAAAAACGTCTCTCTCTCACAGTCACATACACACATGGAGTTGAAGGCGAACAGTAGCAAAAGCACACCTTCCACCCCACATTCAGGTTGTATATTCTCTGCctttttgtagtttttccTATGAAAGAAAGGGGTATAAAAATCTGTCTTTCGAACTATGCAGAATCAAAACCTGTTGTTTGCAAGAAAGATGATGTCTTTTCACATTCCCAAACTCCTGTGGGGAAGCCCACCTCGTCTCCTTTCAAATACTTAGGTATCTTGCTATCACTTTCACTACCATGTCCCCTTCTCATTATGTATTCATATTATGGGTAAAACTTATTTTGCCTTCTAGCTAATTTCCGTTTtgttttttgtacaatttgcCAAACTATTTACACAATTCGGGGTACATGGTGGGCCGAGTCTGCCCAGAATCAACTGAAATCACCTCATAAAAACTCAATTTAGGACCCGCTCAGTACTGTTAATATTGATCTCGGCCCTTTAAATGAGCCCTCGTTTGGGGTCATTTTTAAACATAAACCCGTGGACCAACCCGGTTGAGGCCTAAATCAGGCTCAGTTTATTTATGAACTTGGggtatttttttgaataattatttaaatttatgattgttttatggaattaataaattaaatcaatcaaaagtttgtaactaggaaaaagagtagttaaaactaaataataatatgactAACAAACTTATAGTAATAAACTTAGAtataacaaacaaaaaaacactcaaaataaACTTTGAAGAAATAATAGTATTGGGATTATATTACATGAATGCTGGTGTAAATAATAGGTTTTTAGGTGAAGTTCCAAGTTCCATGGGATCTTGGAAACTTAGGTGGTTTCTGTTAGAGGCTCTTGCTGACAGTTGGGATGACCCTGTCCAATGCAACCACTGGTTTTTAAAGTGAACGAACTTTATTGGATGATGCTCTTGACTTGATAGGGCTTTCTCCAGCCAACTTTCGGTTTTAGTGGGCTCTTGGTAAAAACTGTTGCTCCAGCCAACCTTACTCTACTGGGGGCTATTCCTTTGGCTCTTTGTATCCTGCTTGttattttattgcttttgcatTATtatccattcaaattttacttTGTTCAGTTTTCTTTTAACCTTCATTTTCCTATTATTTCATAAGAGGAGAGATTGCTCTCCAACAAGTTCATGCTCTTGCAGCGTTGCACATAGGTTCATCACAACTTAGCACGGATGTGGACAAGTTATCATGcacttgttatttttttatcgaaCTGATTACTTTTGAtcattcattttctatttattcCACAGGAAAAGAGATTACTAAAGAGAAAGTTCAAACTTCGAAATTGAGTAATGCATCACAAGGAGATTCATCACGTCTTCCCCAAGAGAGTAGCAAAGACATCGAGCGCTTGGTTTCTCCTACTCCTCCAGTCCCTCCTACCCCCAGAGGGTCTAAACATCCTCATCCCCCCTCGTCTAGCTTGGGCCAGAATGATGGGCACCCAGGTTCATCCCCTTCTGCAGCTCCTTCTCCTAAATTTGCTGGAAATAGTCTCTTAGAGAGTCCGCCTCACCAGTACGGTAGCATGGGCTTGTCAGGCGTGGATCTTCTTTGGGATGAAGACGATATGGCCTTGGGATGTGAGAGAATCAGGTTTGCAGTGAATGAACAAGATGCAACTCAGTTTGACAACCTCAAGTTTGAGAGTTTGGACCAGCTGTTGTGCAGCTCAGCCTCTAGAGTACGTGACTTTTGTCTATGATTAATCATTCTTCCGTTTTGTTTCAGCCCCTTCCCTTATGATCTCACCTATCTTCTTGATTTGTCTCCTCTCCAGATAGCCACCTTGTCCAAGACTTTACGCCAGCGTTTTGAGTGTTTGCAGCAGGAGGTAACTCAATTACAGACAGCGGAAAAGGAGTCGAGCAAGGAGATATCTCGCCTCAAAGGGGAGTTGGAGTTGATAAAGAAAGAACGTGATCAATGGATGGAACTTTTCAAGGAGGAAGCATCTACAGGAAGAAGTTTCCTTGGGTCCCAGGCGGGCTGGAACTTCCTGGAGGAGGTTAAACGTGAAAACTTGGAGAAGTTTAAGAAGTCTGTTGCTTTCCGGAGGCTAGTGATGGATGAGGCCACTGATATCTTTGACCAGACTGTTTGGGAGTGCCGTAAGAAGCTTAAGGCGACGATTCCCTCTCCCAGCAAGGATCTCACTCCAGATTGTCAAGGCTCAGATCTCAAGGAAGCTTAGGCCTCCTCTACTGTTATGTTAATTAGCTTTTATGTTAGCATTTTGGGTTGTCTTCCATTTTGCATTTTGTGTCTTGCTTGCTTGGAAGATACCTCAGACAGTGTGGTCTGCCAGAGTTTTGTCTCTGAAGAATATCGGACAGAAGCCAAACATCATCAATGTATAGGGGATTTTGCTTTCTGTTGATGATCTTCACCTTTTTTCATGTGGCATTCAAGTGATTCTGTCAGAAAAACAAGGAATATAAAATGTGCATTGATTTCCTGTCTGAACCTCCAGTCCATGTGTCTGAGTCTCTTCTTTAAGGTATCTTTGGACTTTGGATTTTGGTTATTTGTCCGAGGCAAATGTTGTAATTGCAGTGCTGAATTTGTAGATTTATCATGTAAAATAAAGTGACCCTTCTTCAACAGttgaaaaatgaacaaatttgTTTCTACATTTGATACATAAAAGCTGCATGATTCATCTTTATTGATTGCCCCATAAGTTAAGTCACTGCACATAGTACACACACAACATTCAAACTCAGGTACCACCACACAAACATGTCATATCAACAAACATCATTTCCCATTACCCTCCAAGCAAGgagtgaagaagaaaatgtcGTCGAGCCGATCATTACTAGGTGAATTGCCGCCGTACACCAACAACCCCTCTTGATTGTCTCTCCGCCCACTTGCAAACGCACACCATCCTCGTGGCCCTGGATGGTAATCAGAACAGGACCCATCGTCCCATCGTTTCCACACTAGTGTTTCTGTGTCCAGTGCATAAACTTCACCCGAAAATTTACCGGCACCGAGGTGGCCTAAGTCGCTTGGATCAATCTCTCCgccatatataaatatgtactTCCCTACGCCAACAGTCGAAAACACACTCCTCGGTGTTGGTTTTTCCCCGCTCGTCTCTACTTGAATCCACTTCCCTTCTTTTGGATCAAAGTAGTGCACATCATCAAGCTCCACACCAGAGAAACCATACACAACCCAAATTTTCCCAAGCACAGCCACTAATCCTGGCCCACCCCTAGGCTTACAGTTCTCCCCCGGAAGAGGGAACTCAATCCACTCTTTGTCGACAACATCATAAGCCCACAGATCGTTGAGCCTTCCAGCATTGCCACACCCTCCAAAGATGTAAACCCGTCTCTCATCCGCCGTCATCGAGTGGTAGCTTCGATGAGGAGGACCGGGCGAGAGTTGAGTCCACATGTTTGTGTACGTGTCAAAAGAATAGAGCTCATTTAGCTCCTTGTGTGTGGCGTCTCTCCCTCCGAAAACATAGATTGTCTCAGCAATGGACGCCATTGTGACGCCAACACGAGGCGGAGGAATGTCACCCTTTGCCTCAGCCACTGACCATTTTTGTTCATTTAGATCAAACATATAGAGGTGGTTGTCCACCGGGACTCGCGGTGTGAACTCCCCGCCAAATGCATAAACCTTTTGTCCCACAACTGCAATGGCGTGTGAGCTTCTTGCTCCAGGCCCTGCCCCTTTCTGGTCCAACTGCAAACATGTCGATTTTCATCATAAGTTGTTCAAATCGATTTTCATCCAGActctaatataaaaagttgacGGGTGACCTTTTATTACAATTCATTCAAGAAAAATCCTGGTAGAAAGTGATCAACTATGCGATTTCTACTAACCACCTAAATTTTGTATCTCACAGacttcttttcatattttctagACAGCTCACAATCTGACTACAACCAATTCCTAACACAAAAGACTTGGGATCACTACAAACCAGCAAGTACTAGAATGAGAAACCATGATCTGCCCTGACAATGTAATTCATCATAATAAGGACAAGGTTTAAGAAtgaataaaaacaagaaatatagGAATCATCAAATGGCTGAAACTATAAGGTTGACAGAGCAATGaatccaagaatttgattAAAGTCTAACAATTCCATCAGATGAATATATTTCTACGATTACATGACATAAATTGCCTAAATTGTGAACTTCCACTGCCCACCAAAATCAAAACCCACAAAGCAAATTCCTTTAAAACTTGCAAATAAAAtgcaagaaatataaaaaattccaaaaccaAAGGGAAAATTAAGACAGTACTGACCTTAACCCATTTGCCTTCTCCAACAaccattttcaagaaaactgCTGATTCTCGCTCTCAAATCTCTCCCCTCCACAGTTTCCAAAGTATtccaaccccccccccccccccacacccTCTTATACAAGTAATTTACCGAAAATTTGGCCCAAAAATGCCCTCCATCTTGGCTCAAACTACATGCCATGAACCCATATCAGAGTCAAAATCCTTGCATGTATGAAGGGCATAAAGGGTTTAATACTCTCCGAGAGTGGCATAGATCATGCCTCATGGAATAAACATGTAAGATAATCTTGATTAGTTTAAgataatcttaattaattaaattcagaaTAAGGACTAGTGGAGTTTATTGCATGATTTGTCAGCGTCAGTAGGTAGACAAGCCCATGGTTTCAAACGTTAAATgccttaattaattgagtGATTAGCTGTTAATGTTCTTGTCTTGAGaatcttttaataactctttgtGTATGGAAATCGGAATGTTTATTACAAAAGTGATGTAAGATTAGCATTAACTTacaagaataatattattatttacttgggatttaatgcaatttattgtgtgatattgaaaattgcaacttattctcatatagaaaaaaatagcaattttataCCTTATAtgttctaaaaaaataaaataaaataacctTAATGTGCTTGCGTGTGTCACACTCgcttttctatatattttgaaaaatatacttttataaaattacatttgcatTATCTACCACCGTTGGatcttatttgaatttaaggtTGAAAATTAATGACAGATCAATGAtctagattttatttaattcaattaatcatatagatttatttgtacatttaaataatatatattttatataaaatttaattcaaaatatatatgtaatatatttatatatataattttaactatatatatatacatagagagagagagagagaacggCTGGAGGGAGGGAGGGGATGGGGCCGCGGTGATGGGGACTAGGCAAAGACCAATACCCCACGAATATcaaaattagtcaaaattaattactaaataatattaaattaaaattttaatatcacaattaatttctgaatatcaaattaaaattttaatttagtatttagtatgtataaaatttttcaattcgATTCGATTCAATTGGGTAGCattgttgatttattgcaCAGTGCACATCCTTAAATGTGGGTCGATccgaatttatatttttcggGAGCGGCCAAAAAggaatttcaatttatatgaGATGGTAaagtaatttcaaattttaaagagaTCAAAAAACTTTAAATGCCACACAATTTAGTGAAAAGTAAGGCTGTTGAGAGAAATTAAGACCAATCGAAATTTCTCtactaatatgaaaaaaagaaaaaatatttatttataattcacGATTTGTGACACTgcaacattaaattttaaaattataaattatatccttaattatttataccaATATATATGTTCGtttatggataaattacagCTATTTTTCccgaaatttgatataattgcaaatattttctcattatttgaaaaattacaaatatctctctcaagtaagaaataattatatagcccATAAACTGAATAACACTGTTTTACCCCTACtagatttttcttataaagaaactattaaaaaattttgagggtgtgtaaaataaattttcatattagcttatagaaatattttaaaaaatatatataattcaaaagaacattttggtcagttgaacataaaaaaaaataaaataaaaaacaaatagatgCTAAAAAACGAGTTTGTTGTTAAATGaacgttaaaattaaaaaattttataattttttaaataatgataacagatatataattatgtcaaatatcaagaaagagaactgtaattttatgataaatttatttcaaatagtcttttatacatattaatgaCTTACTTCgcttttaattatacattaatttctatgtttaaaatttatttccaaaTCTTTGTGATTAGATGTGCGTATCGGCTAAGtagtaaaaagaaatattgagGATTCGGCAACTTTCCGGGCAACAGGCAAACCACTTTCAGTTGTTTTTGTCGTGAACGGGGACAGCAGTTGACCTctccacacacacaga encodes:
- the LOC105167403 gene encoding nitrile-specifier protein 5 — encoded protein: MVVGEGKWVKLDQKGAGPGARSSHAIAVVGQKVYAFGGEFTPRVPVDNHLYMFDLNEQKWSVAEAKGDIPPPRVGVTMASIAETIYVFGGRDATHKELNELYSFDTYTNMWTQLSPGPPHRSYHSMTADERRVYIFGGCGNAGRLNDLWAYDVVDKEWIEFPLPGENCKPRGGPGLVAVLGKIWVVYGFSGVELDDVHYFDPKEGKWIQVETSGEKPTPRSVFSTVGVGKYIFIYGGEIDPSDLGHLGAGKFSGEVYALDTETLVWKRWDDGSCSDYHPGPRGWCAFASGRRDNQEGLLVYGGNSPSNDRLDDIFFFTPCLEGNGK
- the LOC105167404 gene encoding uncharacterized protein LOC105167404, whose amino-acid sequence is MELKANSSKSTPSTPHSESKPVVCKKDDVFSHSQTPVGKPTSSPFKYLGKEITKEKVQTSKLSNASQGDSSRLPQESSKDIERLVSPTPPVPPTPRGSKHPHPPSSSLGQNDGHPGSSPSAAPSPKFAGNSLLESPPHQYGSMGLSGVDLLWDEDDMALGCERIRFAVNEQDATQFDNLKFESLDQLLCSSASRIATLSKTLRQRFECLQQEVTQLQTAEKESSKEISRLKGELELIKKERDQWMELFKEEASTGRSFLGSQAGWNFLEEVKRENLEKFKKSVAFRRLVMDEATDIFDQTVWECRKKLKATIPSPSKDLTPDCQGSDLKEA